The segment GAACGTGGCAATGTATCAGAAGCAGACCTAGCGGCATTCTTTGCGGCAGGTTACGGTCAGCAACAGGTACTGGAAGTGATCCTTGGTCTATCGCAAAAAGTGATCAGTAACTACGTCAACCACGTTGCTCACACGCCAGTAGACAAAGTATTTGAGAAGTTTGCTTGGTCAAAGAAATAGTCCCACGCGCTAAATTTCATAGAGCGAACGAGTAAGTTCGCTCTTTTTTACGAAAATTGGGATGTTGAGATAGAAAGTGCTATTTGAGTATCCGAAGAAGTTGAGTGCTGGTTGATAAGGTTTGATAGTCAAGCATTGATGCGTTAGAGCATAAAATTTAACTCGTTTCTGTCCAATTCGGAGCTTCAAGGGCTGCTGATTGCCTGTGATACTAACTCCCAGAAAGCCTTTGATTGTGAGGTTTGATTGTGAGGTTTGATTGTGTGGCTTGAATTGGGTAAGTCCTGTATACCGTTAACGCAGCCAATTCTCCAATTTTAAGCCCTGTGTACGTGGCCGTGATGAACCCGATTTTATATTTGGTCTTGCTGTGAAGTAGAAGTTGCATCTCCAATGAGATGTCTACAACCTAAGCTTGGGAGCGAGCGGCTTTCTCGTAGGCTGAGCCTGCAAGAACGGTAATAACAGCAAGCCAATTACGGCTGCGCAAACCGAGATAGTGATGAAAAATCCAGTCCAACCGTACTCTTCAAGAATCAATGCTAATGGGTAACCAGAAAGTGCGGCACCCATATAGGCAAAGAGACCAACAAAGCCAGTGGTAGCGCCTGCGGAATCTTTGTGGGAACATTCTGCGGCAGCCATGCCGATCAACATTTGTGGACCAAATACGAAGAAGCCAACAGAGAACAACCCCGCAGCTTGGAACGCAAAATTGGTTAACGGCATCAACCACAGTGCAGCGACAGACAAGAAAATGCCAGTCGCAAACAAGAGATTCATTGGACCTCGGTTACCACCGAATAATTTGTCTGAGCCCCAACCAGCTACGAGAGAACCAACAAAACCACCGATTTCAAACATCGACAGTGCCGCGTTGGCATTGATTAGGCTGTAGTGGTGTTGTTCTGTTAGGTACAAGTTACCCCAGTCATTGATTGCTGTACGCACGATGTAAACCAGTACGTAGCTAAATGCGAGCAACCAAATAAACTTGTTGTTGAACACGTATTGTTTGAGGATTTCTTTGTAGCTCAGTCCTTGTCCATGGTTCTCTTGGGCAAGTTCTAATGCATCGTTACGCCATTGACCAACAGTCGGCAGACCTTGAGTTGTCGGTTTATCTCGTAAGCGCCAACAAACGACAACACCAAGAATCACGCCGATAATACCCGGCACAATAAAGCCTTCACGCCAGCTGTAATGGATGGTAAGAAAACCAACAAGTAGCGGAATCAAAGCACCACCAACGTTATGGGCTGTGTTCCAAATCGCCCACAAGAAGCCACGCTCTGAGCGTGAATACCAAGTGGTAAGCAGCTTAGAGCAAGAAGGCCAACCCCAGCCTTGAAACCAAGCGTTGATTACCCATAGTGCGGCGAGTGCAATTAAAGAGCTAGAGAAGCCAAACGCGATATTGATCAACCCCGTCGTGATTAAGCCGACACCCATGAAAAAGCGAGGATTAGAACGGTCAGAAATGGTGCCTGAAATAAACTTTGATAAACCGTAGGTGATGTAGAAAAGCGTACCAATCATACCGATATCTGCTTTATCTAAACCGAGATCGGCAATCATCGCTGGTGTAGCATAGTTGAATGTTTTGCGGGTAAAGTAAAAGCCCGCATAGCCCAGATACATACCTAACATGATATGCAGACGCCAATATCGATAGCGTTCATCCACTTGGTCTTTACTAAGGGGAGCTTGGTTGTAGCTCGGAGACTGAAATAATCCAAACATGCTCTTTA is part of the Vibrio ponticus genome and harbors:
- the uhpC gene encoding MFS transporter family glucose-6-phosphate receptor UhpC; the encoded protein is MFGLFQSPSYNQAPLSKDQVDERYRYWRLHIMLGMYLGYAGFYFTRKTFNYATPAMIADLGLDKADIGMIGTLFYITYGLSKFISGTISDRSNPRFFMGVGLITTGLINIAFGFSSSLIALAALWVINAWFQGWGWPSCSKLLTTWYSRSERGFLWAIWNTAHNVGGALIPLLVGFLTIHYSWREGFIVPGIIGVILGVVVCWRLRDKPTTQGLPTVGQWRNDALELAQENHGQGLSYKEILKQYVFNNKFIWLLAFSYVLVYIVRTAINDWGNLYLTEQHHYSLINANAALSMFEIGGFVGSLVAGWGSDKLFGGNRGPMNLLFATGIFLSVAALWLMPLTNFAFQAAGLFSVGFFVFGPQMLIGMAAAECSHKDSAGATTGFVGLFAYMGAALSGYPLALILEEYGWTGFFITISVCAAVIGLLLLPFLQAQPTRKPLAPKLRL